The Daucus carota subsp. sativus chromosome 2, DH1 v3.0, whole genome shotgun sequence genome includes a window with the following:
- the LOC135150189 gene encoding ribonuclease H2 subunit A-like, translating to MGIDEAGRGPVLDSKTLKEEKREELFENLKADESIGWGVDVIDPRELSAKMLKKNKINLNEIYHNSAIGLVRRALNTGVLLTEVYVDTVGDPEKYRTKLSDIFPSIKFVVAKKADSLYPVVSGASIVAKVTRDRALRNWVFDESAENMQRNFGSGYPGGKQMQQMKTIPL from the exons ATGGGAATCGATGAAGCTGGTCGCGGCCCTGTTTTGG ATTCAAAGACTTTGAAAGAAGAGAAGAGGGAAGAgctatttgaaaatttgaaggCAGATGAAAGCATTGGGTGGGGAGTTGATGTAATCGATCCGAGGGAACTTTCAGCTAAAATGCTGAAGAA AAATAAGATCAACCTCAATGAGATATATCATAATTCTGCAATTGGTCTCGTTAGGAGGGCACTAAATACTGGAGTCCTTCTTACAGAG GTTTATGTGGATACTGTCGGAGATCCTGAGAAGTACCGGACCAAACTGAGTGATATATTTCCATCTATAAAATTTGTGGTTGCAAAAAAAGCCGATAGCCTCTATCCAGTTGTTAGTGGTGCAAGTATTGTTGCAAAG GTCACGAGAGATCGAGCATTACGGAATTGGGTGTTTGATGAAAGCGCTGAAAACATGCAGAGGAACTTTGGATCTGGATACCCTGGTG GGAAGCAGATGCAACAGATGAAGACGATTCCTCTGTGA
- the LOC108207570 gene encoding zinc finger BED domain-containing protein RICESLEEPER 4-like codes for MAQRDSQDRDIGMGDSNDAQTQTQASSKKKRKTMEERSEVWDHFTKFTDAKGCLRARCNHSENPSTNGTSALSKHLKSCKKLPLSGESKQTQLSLHSVGGNECILKKWHFDQKTSRHKLAAMIIIDELPFRFVEGEGFKDFMNTTQPLFKMPSRL; via the coding sequence ATGGCACAACGAGACTCACAAGACAGAGACATCGGTATGGGGGATTCTAATGATGCTCAAACTCAAACTCAAGCAAGctcaaagaaaaaaagaaagaccATGGAAGAGAGGTCGGAAGTATGGGATCATTTCACCAAATTCACGGATGCGAAAGGGTGTTTAAGAGCTAGGTGCAACCATTCTGAAAATCCTAGTACAAATGGCACTAGTGCACTTTCAAAGCATCTTAAATCTTGTAAGAAACTCCCTCTTAGTGGTGAATCGAAACAAACACAATTGTCTTTGCATTCGGTAGGAGGAAACGAGTGCATTCTTAAAAAGTGGCATTTTGATCAAAAAACATCGAGACATAAGTTAGCCGCCATGATCATTATAGATGAACTTCCATTTAGATTTGTTGAGGGTGAGGGGTTTAAGGACTTTATGAACACCACTCAACCTCTTTTTAAGATGCCATCTCGTTTATAG
- the LOC108207571 gene encoding AT-hook motif nuclear-localized protein 17: MNTSGNSSSLLRDLSQGSSKKGPSKPRGRPRGSKNRPKQEPKRENMAIKPVTLEVPAGVDIINWVANFAKSNQVCITVTAGFGVVSLAVFANVLSQTPHKEYKEYLSVDNFSGTYVFSPLAQTTQSFFNAALSRVNGQLIGGEAFRMVTMGKVVLSAYVSKNSHVFAAEAAEFH; the protein is encoded by the coding sequence ATGAATACCTCTGGAAATTCTTCCTCTCTTCTCCGAGACTTGTCTCAAGGCTCGTCCAAGAAAGGTCCATCCAAGCCTCGTGGACGTCCTCGTGGGTCCAAAAATAGACCCAAACAAGAGCCCAAACGAGAAAATATGGCTATCAAGCCTGTTACTCTCGAAGTGCCGGCTGGAGTTGATATAATCAATTGGGTAGCTAACTTTGCCAAATCAAATCAAGTATGTATCACTGTTACTGCTGGATTCGGCGTCGTTTCACTGGCGGTTTTTGCGAACGTATTGTCTCAAACTCCACACAAAGAATATAAGGAGTATCTTTCCGTGGATAATTTTTCAGGTACATACGTATTCTCTCCTTTGGCACAAACAACTCAAAGCTTTTTTAACGCTGCACTGAGCAGGGTGAATGGCCAGTTAATTGGCGGGGAAGCATTCAGGATGGTCACCATGGGCAAGGTTGTTTTGAGTGCGTATGTTTCCAAAAATTCTCATGTGTTTGCTGCAGAGGCTGCGGAGTTCCATTGA